Within Alcaligenes sp. SDU_A2, the genomic segment GGCTTAACTGAAAAGGCGGGTAGCCATTGAGTGTGTCCCAGTCTGGTTTGCCGCGAAACAGCTCACTTTCCCACCAGACCGTGCCAGCCTCCAAGGCGTCGCGTTCGGTTTGCGACATGGTGGGCAGCACGCGGGAAAACGCCTGGTAGATGGGGCGGCTCAGCCATTTCATGCGCAGCTCCCGGTTTTTCAGAAGGTAGGCGCAGCCAAGCAGGATCAGTATCAACAGCGCAGTCAGAAACATAGGAACTCCGGCTAGCTAAAGTGAAGGAACGCGCCGCCAGCTTCAGGTACAGGACAGCGGGCGTGGCGTAGTTGATGATTCGGGCAGGGGGGCACGCAGACCGCCCAGCAGAAAACTCATCAGGCGCTCTTGCAGTTGTTGGTCGCTGTCTTGGCTGTCGTTCAGGGGCAGATGCAAAGCCCGACGCAGCGATTGCGTGCCCATAAGCGCGTACGAGGTGGCACCCAGCATGAAATGAAAACGCCAGATGATTTCTTCCTCGGGGACACTGGGCAGGGATTCGAGCAGGGCCTGCTTGAAGGGCAGAAAAATGGCGACCTGCTCGTCCCAACAGATGGACTGGATAAAGTCCTGGGGGGCGGGCCTGTCGCCGCCGGGCAGGGGGATAAAGGAGCGGTTCGGGCCTTCGCCGGCCAGGCGGATCAGCGGGCCGAAGAAAGCGTCCACAACCTGCGAGGCTTTCAGTGGTCCTGTGCCCGCCAGTTGACGGTAGTGCGCGAGTTTTTCCAGGCGTTCGCGGTTGATGGCGTTCAGGCGGCGTTGGAATACCGCCTGGGTCAGGCCATCTTTGCTGCCGAAGTGGTAGTTGACGGCGGACAGATTCACGCTTGCCTGCGCCGTAATTTGGCGCATGGACGTGTTTTCGTGGCCGTGCAGCGCGAACAGTTGTTCGGCTGCGTCGAGAATGGCGGCTTGTGTACGATCGGAGCGCTTCACCCTTTTCCCTTTATTCAAACAGTTGTTTGAATATGCTAGCGGGTCTGGGGTGAAAGAGGCAGTAGGGCTTGCCCCTAGCCGTTCGGACGTGGGCGGCTCGGGGGCATCCTATTCGGATGTCCCCGCGTTGCGCTTAGATTTGCGTGACGAATTTGGTGATCAGGTAGCCGTCGAAGGTTTCTGCGCCGCCTTCGCTGCCGATGCCGCTGTCCTTGATGCCGCCAAACGGTGTTTCGGGCAAGGAGCTGCCGAAATGGTTGATGTTGACCA encodes:
- a CDS encoding TetR/AcrR family transcriptional regulator, coding for MKRSDRTQAAILDAAEQLFALHGHENTSMRQITAQASVNLSAVNYHFGSKDGLTQAVFQRRLNAINRERLEKLAHYRQLAGTGPLKASQVVDAFFGPLIRLAGEGPNRSFIPLPGGDRPAPQDFIQSICWDEQVAIFLPFKQALLESLPSVPEEEIIWRFHFMLGATSYALMGTQSLRRALHLPLNDSQDSDQQLQERLMSFLLGGLRAPLPESSTTPRPLSCT